The Syntrophales bacterium genome has a segment encoding these proteins:
- the trmD gene encoding tRNA (guanosine(37)-N1)-methyltransferase TrmD, which yields MIRFDIFSLFPGMFESPFNDSLLKKALEKGLIEINLHDIRSYADGKHRMCDDYPYGGGGGMVMKVEPVVRAVESVVPVRSDAAVVLLTPQGETFNQGVAEELSRLSQVVLICGHYEGVDERIRENLVDREISTGDYVLTGGELPAMIVVDAVSRLIPGVLSNRESALLDSFSTGLLEYPHYTRPREYRGWEVPDVLLSGNHNEINKWRRRESLKRTLTRRPDLLRKVELSEEDRKILEELKKGVRSQNSEFRRESE from the coding sequence ATGATCAGGTTTGATATTTTTTCTCTCTTTCCCGGAATGTTTGAGTCCCCTTTCAATGACAGCCTCTTAAAAAAAGCCCTCGAAAAAGGATTGATAGAAATAAATCTTCATGACATCCGCAGCTATGCTGATGGGAAGCACAGGATGTGCGATGATTATCCCTATGGTGGCGGCGGCGGAATGGTTATGAAGGTGGAACCGGTTGTAAGGGCAGTAGAGTCTGTTGTCCCGGTGAGGTCGGATGCAGCCGTTGTTTTACTGACACCTCAGGGCGAGACCTTCAATCAGGGGGTTGCAGAAGAACTTTCCCGGCTTTCTCAAGTTGTTCTTATCTGTGGTCATTATGAAGGCGTGGATGAAAGGATAAGAGAGAATCTTGTAGACAGGGAGATTTCGACGGGTGATTATGTCCTGACCGGAGGGGAGTTGCCGGCCATGATTGTGGTTGATGCAGTTTCCCGTTTGATTCCAGGCGTTTTGAGTAATAGAGAATCTGCTTTGCTTGATTCTTTTTCAACAGGCCTCCTGGAATATCCCCATTATACGCGTCCAAGAGAATATAGGGGGTGGGAGGTTCCCGATGTGCTGCTCTCGGGGAATCATAATGAGATTAATAAATGGAGGCGCAGGGAATCCCTTAAAAGGACGCTTACGAGAAGACCTGATTTGTTGAGAAAGGTGGAGTTATCGGAGGAGGACAGAAAAATTCTTGAAGAACTTAAAAAAGGAGTCAGGAGCCAGAATTCAGAATTCAGAAGGGAATCGGAATAA
- a CDS encoding RNA methyltransferase, with protein sequence MENIYIALLHYPVYNKKGDVITTAVTNMDIHDISRSAKTYGIKRFYIVTPVEEQRELVRRIIRHWQRGYGASYNPLRKEAMDIVDLKGTLDEVLEDISAESKNKVRLVVTGAGLRGKLTKFAELKRSIAKSQNPCLLVFGTGWGIVREVIDDADFFLEPIEGPSNYNHLSVRSAVAVVLDRLLGERS encoded by the coding sequence ATGGAAAATATTTACATCGCTCTTTTACATTATCCTGTTTATAATAAAAAAGGAGATGTTATTACAACCGCGGTTACCAATATGGATATACATGATATATCTAGATCCGCGAAGACTTACGGCATAAAACGGTTTTATATAGTTACGCCGGTTGAAGAACAGAGAGAGCTGGTTAGACGGATAATACGTCACTGGCAAAGGGGGTATGGCGCTTCTTATAATCCATTGAGGAAAGAAGCGATGGATATTGTCGACTTAAAAGGTACCCTCGATGAGGTATTGGAAGATATCTCGGCAGAATCAAAAAATAAGGTCAGGCTTGTGGTAACGGGTGCAGGACTTCGGGGAAAGTTGACAAAATTCGCAGAATTGAAAAGAAGTATAGCGAAAAGTCAAAATCCCTGTCTTCTGGTTTTTGGGACAGGTTGGGGCATTGTCAGGGAAGTGATTGATGATGCCGACTTTTTCCTTGAACCGATCGAAGGACCATCTAATTATAACCACCTGTCTGTTCGATCTGCAGTAGCTGTTGTATTGGATAGATTGTTAGGAGAGAGGA